The DNA window attcataactatatataaaatttaaaatatcatatcaaaatattaatattaatattttattttgatcattcaaattctagaattaattaaaaataggtCCATAGAGTCTATAATTAAAATctgaaaatagttaaaaaatatatataagaaactatcaaattatattaaacCAGATCcatgtgtgtgagagagagactcTTTGTtatggttttatattatttttactatttaaattttttttctcatgtatatatttttaatttacatgagTACTACAtataactaaaactaaaataataataacaaattattaaatttgatcttagctgttatttttttttataggggactcttggttattttcttttattatctttGATTCCCCATAATGAatatttgattcttattattttcttaataatgaATATTTTACTGATTGAAACAGTAATTAACAAAAATCTGCCCAAGTTATTTACAGTGAAAACCAGCTGGTGAAAGACGATGGTCAATGCTcttgaataaaacataaaatttaaacactATTCTCATTGCTTTTCTCTCATTATGTTTCTGCAAAACAGCCCTGCACCTTATGAACCTGCCAAAAAAGCATCTACTTATTGCCTCTTGTATATCTATAGACATATATATtacatataaagaaagaaagaacgtCTTAACCATCGAGTAAATCCCACAAAGGGGAAACAGATAGCTTCAGTTGGGACAACCTTGCATGGTACTGAGTTGACAGCAGAAACGAATCATATGATCATGCTGGTTGATCTTTTCTCTGCAATTATCAGAACGAGGGATGGCAACGGGACAGGACAATGCTGGATCTTGATCTTGATCTTGATCTTGCACGTTTCAAGCAATATGTATGGCAGAGAATAGTTGCGTGTTGAGAGTCCGGCAGTGGTTTTTGGCTTCTTGCAATTTGCAGGTAGGAAAAAACTAGGCGAAcactcaaaaaaagaaaaacagaattaatattatactaaaatataattatgagaGAAAGTAGACATCTAGTGGCTGTAGTTTAGTGGTAAGAATTCCACGTTGTGGCCGTGGAGACCTGGGCTCGAATCCCAGCAGCCACACTTAAAtacatttttcctttttttctcacactaatatacaatattttttttctcgtctGCTACAGCTAAAAAGTTATATAGGAAGAGAATTTACCAGTCCACGTGCATGCTCCTCGTTTGCtttgtaaattaaaagaaaatttatttatttacctcCCGGCAAGGAGCAGCAGTGAACAAGATTTTGGGCAGGAAATAAACTTTACAGCTTGATGGGCTTCTCGAAACCTGAATCAAGTCCTGTTGTTAGTACATTCACCAGCCTCTTTCAGAAACTGTAAATTGCATTTGTTAAATGTATCAATAAACAGATAATCATCAGAATAACAGTAAAAAGCATTGCCTTCCAATAACGAAAACATAACATTATTCCAAAGCTCCAGAGAAGATGCCACTGCAGTTCGTTAAGCAAACATAAAACATCTCTCTGAATAAATAAATGCCTAATGGACATTCAAAAATTTTAGTGCATAAAAGACTCGGGATACAACACAAATATAACAATTACTGATGATAATTACTGTcatcaaatacaaaatatatttatattttgtatataaatatatatatacaaaactgGTTTGCTTTTCAACATGAAAACTGCAGCGCCAAAACAATATCTGAAGTAAATCTCCCTTAATTATCGAATCTTGTTAAGGACCAACCAAATGGTAGCTTCAAAGTCCATCTAGGCGATCAGTCCAACTCAACCATCCACAATATCGACGGGAAGCTATGGTCTAGTGCTGattatttatgctttttttaaccaaacatgtcTTCACTCTACAGGTGCGGGGCAGGCAAgccatcaaaaaaagaaaacctgcATGATGAAAGATGTCGAGTTTTTGCGGGAATGACAGCCGTCAAATTTAGAAAACCCCTGGACACAAGAAATTCaagatctcaaaaaaaaaaaaagggtggggGGGTGAAACATAACATATACAAGTACTTCCACTAAGCAGAACGATCACTCTGGAAAAAAGTATCTGAAGCACCACGCAACTGCATAATTCAAAaagccttttcttttgccatatTGAACATGAGCACACATATGCAGCCACTATTCTCATGTATGTCCTAAATGAGAACTGCTGTGTATGCGTGGGTGGGTAAATTATGTTCAAATAATTTCAAAGAATTGAACTTACGATGAAACAGCACAAAACAACACTGGCTTCCATTTATGCATTTTGCTGGACTTGCCGATGTATTTGCGCCATCCAGTCACTATAACCACTGGCACCCCCAATCTGGTCCTCCACAAGATTTGTGAGAAGAAGGTAACCTTCTCTGGGCTGTTCACCTTGTCTTACAAGATTGCAAAGCTGATAATATGAAGGATCGCTATCTCTTAATTTCTTAAGTAGCCCCATTAGCTTTCTTGACATCTCAGTATCATGCTTACCGAGAGCAACCTGGTTAGCACAGAGCATAAAAGGACCAATTACAGTCTCAAAATGAAGCAGCTAGCAAATGAAAGGTCAACTATAGaacagttaaaaaattaatctacaaACTAAACTGCGGCTTAGTGTCCACACGCTAAATTTGGCAGACATTTTTGGATCTGCACACACACATTGAAGCTCAATTAAAACAAGGTCATGTTAGACCCTCGAACCAATGTTGAAGATCAACAACATCCTCTTTACACAGAATGGTAAATAATGCAAGCTCGGAATGATTGTGAAAAAAGGGCATGACGTAACTTAAACTAAGATAGAGACAGTGCACACACCTTGGAAAACTCAACAGCAGCATCTTGTCCAAGTAAATTCATTGCTACATCAGGTGAAAACATTCTACCAAACCATACAACAAAGCGAAAACCGTCATCATGTACATAAAGGCCTCTGGGGTCTAAGCTCTCGGCGGTCAATGGTAACCGTTTCATGATGTTTTTGAATTCATCAGCTTGTGCAGATGGCTGCATAAATTAGATGGGAGATCAACCATTAGTGCAATGCAGAAATATCATTGATACTGCAGAATACATGAAGTACTTTTACCTTCAAAAGATATTCATCTACTCGTATCAAGCTAGGGTACAAAAGCTTCAACATTGTTTTTACAGGTAATGCCATCATAGTGAATCCTGCTGCACAGCGATCATCAAGTTGAACATCAGCATACCCTCCTCGAAGAGCCACTGATTTACAAAGTGCCAATCCATACAAAGGCAAAAACTTCAGAGGTTCTGGATATATCATCCTGCCTCCCAAGCGATGTTGCATGGCATAGAGATTTCGGTATTCTCTAAGAGCTTTCACAATCCTCAACTGTACAGAGCTTCGTGCATCTTCCAGCTTGTGGGACAATGATTTCTCGATTGctgcaaattaattaactttgttAGAAGAATCATAATGCCTCCCTTATCCCAATATCTAAAATCAGAGTCATCAATGAAATATGTCCAGTTCAAACTCACCTAGCCTGGCAAACAAAGACACAATAGCACCATTATCAGCCTGGCGATACATCTCCCCCAAATCTGCAACTACAGGCACTGCTGCTGTGTGTATTCTGATACGCCTCTCTCCACATGAAGCAGTGTATCTTTAGACAGTTAAGAGAACTTCCATAAACCTGTTCTTTCATACTCAGTAACCTTAATGTACCATATTTGACTACAAGGAAAATTATATCTAATATctcttttctcaatattttgACCACCTTGGATGAATCAACAAACAgctgagagagagggagggagggagggggaaAGAGAGAATTGACTCTTGGGTGATAAAACATGTGGTCAAATTAGGAAATGACCTATGTATAACAAAATATACTATTGGAGTTCACAGCTATAAAAAACAGAACTGCACTACATGTGTAGATGCAAAATTAGCTTTAAATAATTCTGCTCAAAAGGATACAGCAAAACAACTTGGAAATATACTGTTTTACTTGTAAGTAATGTCTCTTCAAGTGATAACTGTGCCCCATATGCTTTGTCACAATCAACAGCTGGAAGTGCTAATAAATCAGTGGACCTTAGCATGAAGTTTCCATGGTAAGATGTAAACCGAATACCTGCAAGCATAGAGCAATAGAAGATGGTGGGGGATCAACTTCCTATCCATCGACAAaaccaaacaacaaaaaaggacAATTGTTTGTACCTGCTCTAAAATATAGAAGGTTGTAGAAGAAACGTGAAAGGACAAACCTTTTCCACATCTTATGCGCATGACAGCTTCCCAGGCAGTTTCTCTTGTAAGATCTCTAGCCAACTCATGTCTCAACTTCTCTCCATGAGTGGCTGATTGGAAGCTTGGATAGTAATATATCTGCCCTCCGGAGTATTTGGCTAGAGCTCCTGTAACGGgagatgaaattaatttataacaatTGTTAATATTTAGTCAACATTGTAAAACTGTTGAAAGCATCATTTAAGAACAAATGACCAAGATTACAGATCTGAAGAgtcactttaaaaataattaaaatatgtttcatTACATAAGCACTAGACACTCACAGCATAGCTATGCACAGGCATAAGgcgtataaaaaaataaggaaaaaacgAGACCCTCTGTATAACAAGTGCCAACCTAACTAAACAACCCATATATGCACCACGCTGACTCTTCAGCTAAATAGCATAGAAACCAGAAGGTATGGAATTAGAGAACTGTGCTAACACCAACAGTGCAGAATGCCATAAATGAATTCATCAATCTCTGTTCGCCAGAAGAGataaagctcaaattcattagGCAAAAATTCTAAAACCGCCATAAATGAATTCATCAATCTCTGTTCGCCAGAAGAGataaagctcaaattcattagGCAAAAATTCTAAAACCACATCTCATGCTCGAATATAACTCCAGAGAAGATTGTgtgtgttgaattttttttttttaaaaaaaaaaaaaaacatcagttctcttgctataaataaaaaaaccaacagtaaacatttttaaaaaagaaattgattgatTAGAAAAATCTAAGAGATGCAAAAGAAGTTTTGTTGGCCCCATCAAAGTAAATCATAGAAACAAGcaagatttattttcttttcatttcatttttttctttggctgATAACAAGCAATCTAAGATAAATATTGTACCTAAGGAGGCTATATCAGTGTATTTATCACTGAAGGCGTACACATTAACTCCTATCTGGTACTTGGTGCATTCGGCAGCCATGTTTTTATAGAATGGATCTTCTGGAATTCTTAAAGCATGCTCTTTTTCAGTTCCATAAACACGAAGATCATCTCCACGCAACTTCAAACGGCCAACACCAAGAGATGGAATCGTGTTCTGAAATATCAGCAATTTCCCACCAAGCTGGCTCTGCAGAGAAAGACGGAGGcattaatgaaaaatgaatAGATGACCAAAATACTTCAGTTGAGAAAGGAACAGCAAGCAGCAGTTACATTCCCAGCAACAGCAAACTAAGTGAGATCCTAATAAATATCTTATGAAGGTGACCAAAAGGAGGGTAAGCACAAATGTCCACTCAAAAACCTAGTTTAAGAATCAAGGCTGACACATATTAGAGTTTTAATGAAAGTTGGTttctaaaatgaaaatattttcatccCTGCAAAAAACCACTACATTATCTCTCCATTAATTGAACaggaaagaaacaaataatatcATAAGGCCCAAAGATCATAACTGCTGTCAAGTTTGGTCAGCTCAAATCATTGGTGAACCCCATTACCCTCATCATCAACTTGTTTTCTGCCACTTTTTCAAGCAATTTCTTGCCCAATAGGAACTTGAACAGCGTGTTTGAATATTAAACACCAAaccaacatatatataaattaagttatGAACCGTGAGAATAAATAACACACCATAACCATGAAAGTTGCTTTTACAGCCGGGCCAAGAGCAGACTCCACATTCACATTGTCCTGAAACATGGAGGGTAAGCTATCAAGAAAAGCTTCCACCACAGATCTTGACTCGGACAAGTTAACAAGGAGATCATCAGGCAAGGGAACAAATATGTCATCAAGATCTGAGACCACCATCATCTGAGGCTGTGTTAATGATGACTGCACCAAAAAATCTCACAGACATCAGCTAATTGTTAGtggaaagaagaataaaaaatctcaatcgcATAAGCTTTCATCTGATCACACAGCGGCTAACCTTCATGTTGTAAAAATGTATTGTGCTGTCAAAGGTGATGAACCCAACCTGCGTTCTGGGATAGCCTGGTAACTCATCCAAGCAGGACTTAATAGTTTGGGCCACAACCTGCATAGGGACATTAAGGTGAATGTACGTTTTAAATTAAAGCCAGGCAAGCATACACACAAACACAGCCCAATGGTAGCCCTAGTTCTCAGGTCAGGCCTCCCTCAAAATTACCCCGAAAAGAAAGGGTGAAAAGCCAAATGTATATTTTGAATACATCAATTAGAAGAATCAATAGAAAATGGCCAATACTTATCAGTCATGCTATGAATCACTGCTTTTTAAATAGGATTCTTGCAAGCCTTACTTTCACTTTTTTATACTCTTATCATTTCTCTGACAAAAACCATATCTAACTCATTCCCCATTATCATGGGCCACATATCTAAAACATTCCCCACAATTCTGACCCAAGACTTTATGAATCATATCTAAGAGAGCATGCATGAAACCACTTGAAGTGGCCACACTACACAAATTCTAGAATCCACAAAGAGGATGTAGCAGTGATCTGGTGGCTGACCAATAAATGGACTGCATAAGACTCCTcatatgcatgcatgtcatAAATGAGACAGAACAGCATCCAAATTTATTGTTTGAATTTAAGAATCGGCTGGTACAGACACAAATTTAGTCCTCTGAGGAAAGAAGCCATGGGGCATTATCTGAGAGAACTGACTTCAATAACAACACTTCTAACTTCAAGTATTAAAATGTCaatcagaaagaaatatagATGTATTAGGGCATTAGCTGCAAGAACTTACCTCAATCATACCACTTCTAACTGCAGATACTGAAACGTCAATGAGAAAGAAATATAATGGTGGCATTGGAGGCCGCACCATATACTCAGTCGGAGCAACAAACTCCACACTACCCTTTGTAAGCTCGGGTCTCTGGTCCAAATCAATTCTCTTGCCAGTGGCATCTAGCTGAGCAAAATAGTTTCCAGGAACTGAATATGAGAGTTAAACCATGTCAGCAACTAcattagcaaaaataaataaatgaagaagataGAAAGAAAACATGTGCAGCcatatatcaaaattgaaaagaaagtgTCTCATGCTCAGAAAGGGgggaataaatttttaaaaaaaaaatcacaaaaaggaagaaaaaaaacagttgtGAAATAGGCATTAGCCAgtgcatttttttcattttctgcaATTACAGCCAGTCTCCAAAGGCCAAGAAAATAAACATCAAGGAGAGAGTGGCTAAGCCATAGTTAAGAGTTCCATATACAGAAGAATTGATGCATTATGCACGCTGGCTAGCACAGTTTTTCAATTCCTAGTCTTAGAATTCATGGCATTTTACTTGCATGTATTGTACTACTCCCAGTAAAGGACCACctaaacaacattaaaaaacaagcaGTTGGGTGAGGTAAGCCCAACAGTAAGCTGGAAAGCTAAAAACCCCAGGATACAAGATCAGCAATGATTATACcaaatgaaccaaaaaaaaaacatagttttccTTTCACATTACAAATAAGCAGCTGAGTTGTACAAATTTTGAAACTGGTCATTCAAACAGCACATGTAGAATTCATTGCCCACAATTTATTGTCATATTCCTTGCAAAGGTGTTCTAGAAGACTAAAATCTTAAAGCATATAGATAGTATCCACATTTAGCCATCGGCAAAATCTAACAAGATACGCATGGACAAAGATTGCAAACAGATTCTCTCTATGAGGCCCCTAACAATACCATAAATATCATATCAGTTTCCTTTAGAACGTACTTGAGATTTACCTTCATTAAGCAGAGCACAGATGTTGCAACACCACTTTCTTCCAGAATCGGTAAATGTCACATGGGGATTTACATATGTACGACATCTTCTACAACGAATAATGCCAGTTGAGACAAAATTAATTACTGGTACCTCCTCCTGAATGAAGGAACAACAACAAACAAGTCAGATTAAAGGATATCAGACAAGTAGTAAACAAAGCATGTCCAGATTGTCAGTTGAATTCAATTTCACAGACACTAACCCCATCAGGAGCTTCTGCAAGCGGGCAAATAACTGCTCCAAGAGGAAAATGCCACCTTGAAAGCAAAGATTGTGAACCTGGTACAGCAGAGGTGGTAAGCCGAAGATATCTAGGATTGCAATTCATGGAGTACGCATCTCCCAATGAATTTGGCTCCACATCACCATCCAATGGCCTTGGCAATGCTTTTGGATCAAGCCCTGAATCAATTGATCCAGGAACAGATCCAATAGAGAGTGAGCTGAAGTCTTCTGCCAGCCCTTGGATGCCACCTATAGGTGGTGCAGAGCCTGGATGTTGGATTTGATCCCTGGAATGCAATCCAAAGGGGGTGCCTACTGGTGGAGGTTGAGTAAAACCTCCTTGCTGAGAAAGAAAGGGGGGAGGTGGTGTTGGTGTGGGTGCTGCATAACTTCCCTGTTGAGCTTGAAAGGGGGCCATTGGAGAAGCTTGTGAAATTGCATTTGCCTGCTTTACATATCCTGGAAAGGATGGCTGCAAAGTGGCCCTAGCAGCGGAATAAGATGAGTCCATACGTGGGAAAGATGGCTGAAAATTCATCCTGGATGCAAAAGACGATGAATCCGATGACAATTGAGGAACATTCAAACTTGATGGAGGAGATCCCATTGGCACTACAGGTACTTGTGGCTGTGGATGAAGGGAAGCTGGAGATGGTAATTGACCTGCAGGAGGCTGAAATGGTGGTTGACCAATGGGTGGAGCTTGGGTAGGTGGAGCTTGATGAACAGAGGAAAATTGTGGTGTTGGATAACGCTGGAAGGGGGTTCTGCTGGTGGGTGGGACATATGCTGTTGGTGAAGAAGCCACGGAAGGATCATTAAACCTAGCTGGGGGGTTGTTAGGCCTGAACCCAGAAGCTTGTGATCCAGCCACAGGCCCAGATAACATAGAAAGCATAGTGTTTTGGGGAGGTTGAGCATGGGGTCTAAAGCCCGAGGCCTCTGATCCCATCACTGGGCCAGATGCTGAAAATGGTGTAACTGTAGGAGGAGCAGCAGCAAATGGTGAACCAGACACAGGATTTGGACGGCCAGGATTTTTAGTCCCCAtgattttcaacaaaataaCTTTATCTGCCCAGGATGATATGTTTCCATAGTTAAACCTGCCAAAACAAGTAGTCGAAGGTTGTGATAATCAAACAGAATCACAAAAGGCAGCACAGCTAAAATAGAAGTACATCGCACTTTAGAAATGTTGAAGAACAAGCAATGCAGTTGATGAAATTGCGATGCATCAATCAAAGTCAGACAAAACCGGAAGACCAAACATCTATGCTGTGCAGCACAAGAGGCCATGCAAAGAGTTGTTTGAAATACTGTAACCACTGCATATGGGAACAACTGCAAGTGACAAATTTTGGACTAATAATTTTGCAAAGAATTGATTGAtccaattttcaaatttatagagATGGTTGTGAGATTTgccttattttataaaatatagagaGAATTAATTAGACTTCCTTCTTTGTGTTTGAGTAATTCAGACAGTTAAAAGTATGATGCTTTCTTCAGTGAGCGATTCCTTAAGTCTATTGACGTGAAGCTAGCAATGCTTAATGTTCGTTGATTCATAGTTTACAAGTTTAGATCTGCATTTCAAATCCTGAATCCCCGAACCCCTTGAATCCtacaaccctaaacctaaaataGATCATCTAAAGACTTTACCTACGCTGTTCAGCATAAAAAAGGGCACAGCAATCCTgcataatatgaaataaacacacTGCCATTAACACGACCAAACTGAAGCATGATgaagaagccaaaaaaaaaattatcctatgGAACAACAATTACTTCGACAAGCAGaaagtttttacttttttactgACTGTCAAATTCCACTCCACCCAAATACTCCAAATGCCACTTCTCAATATGATATTATGGTCCGTCACATCCCCGACTGAATAAATGCATAATCAACGAATCCTGCACCATGATTAGGGATA is part of the Populus alba chromosome 10, ASM523922v2, whole genome shotgun sequence genome and encodes:
- the LOC118059881 gene encoding protein transport protein SEC24 A; translated protein: MGTKNPGRPNPVSGSPFAAAPPTVTPFSASGPVMGSEASGFRPHAQPPQNTMLSMLSGPVAGSQASGFRPNNPPARFNDPSVASSPTAYVPPTSRTPFQRYPTPQFSSVHQAPPTQAPPIGQPPFQPPAGQLPSPASLHPQPQVPVVPMGSPPSSLNVPQLSSDSSSFASRMNFQPSFPRMDSSYSAARATLQPSFPGYVKQANAISQASPMAPFQAQQGSYAAPTPTPPPPFLSQQGGFTQPPPVGTPFGLHSRDQIQHPGSAPPIGGIQGLAEDFSSLSIGSVPGSIDSGLDPKALPRPLDGDVEPNSLGDAYSMNCNPRYLRLTTSAVPGSQSLLSRWHFPLGAVICPLAEAPDGEEVPVINFVSTGIIRCRRCRTYVNPHVTFTDSGRKWCCNICALLNEVPGNYFAQLDATGKRIDLDQRPELTKGSVEFVAPTEYMVRPPMPPLYFFLIDVSVSAVRSGMIEVVAQTIKSCLDELPGYPRTQVGFITFDSTIHFYNMKSSLTQPQMMVVSDLDDIFVPLPDDLLVNLSESRSVVEAFLDSLPSMFQDNVNVESALGPAVKATFMVMSQLGGKLLIFQNTIPSLGVGRLKLRGDDLRVYGTEKEHALRIPEDPFYKNMAAECTKYQIGVNVYAFSDKYTDIASLGALAKYSGGQIYYYPSFQSATHGEKLRHELARDLTRETAWEAVMRIRCGKGIRFTSYHGNFMLRSTDLLALPAVDCDKAYGAQLSLEETLLTSKTVYFQVVLLYTASCGERRIRIHTAAVPVVADLGEMYRQADNGAIVSLFARLAIEKSLSHKLEDARSSVQLRIVKALREYRNLYAMQHRLGGRMIYPEPLKFLPLYGLALCKSVALRGGYADVQLDDRCAAGFTMMALPVKTMLKLLYPSLIRVDEYLLKPSAQADEFKNIMKRLPLTAESLDPRGLYVHDDGFRFVVWFGRMFSPDVAMNLLGQDAAVEFSKVALGKHDTEMSRKLMGLLKKLRDSDPSYYQLCNLVRQGEQPREGYLLLTNLVEDQIGGASGYSDWMAQIHRQVQQNA